In Euphorbia lathyris chromosome 10, ddEupLath1.1, whole genome shotgun sequence, a single genomic region encodes these proteins:
- the LOC136209948 gene encoding cold-regulated 413 plasma membrane protein 2-like, which produces MGIQNFLSMRTDQQKSELISSDFQELKNAAKNLANHAIKLGGLGFGTSFLQWMASFAAIYLLILDRTNWRSNILTGLLIPYIFFSLPPLLFNIFRGEVGKWVALVAVVLRLFFPRHFPDWLEMPGAGILLIVVAPSLIASSVRNSWIGVGISLVIACYLLQEHIRASGGFRNAFTKANGVSNTIGIVLLFVYPAWALVLGFL; this is translated from the exons ATGGGGATTCAAAATTTCTTGTCAATGAGAACAGATCAGCAAAAAAGTGAGCTGATTTCTTCTGATTTCCAAGAGTTGAAGAATGCAGCAAAGAATCTAGCCAATCATGCTATCAAGCTTGGTGGATTGGGTTTcgggacttcttttcttcaatGGATGGCTTCTTTTGCTGCTAT TTATTTGTTGATCTTGGATCGAACAAACTGGAGAAGCAACATACTTACTGGCTTATTGATCCCTTACATTTTCTTCAGTCTTCCGCCACTATTGTTTAACATTTTCAG GGGTGAGGTTGGAAAGTGGGTTGCTCTTGTTGCTGTTGTACTCCGTCTTTTCTTCCCAAGACACTTCCCAG ATTGGCTAGAAATGCCAGGTGCTGGGATTCTACTTATAGTGGTGGCTCCCAGTTTGATCGCGAGCTCTGTAAGGAATAGCTGGATAGGCGTGGGGATATCCCTTGTCATTGCTTGCTATTTGCTTCAAGAACACATCCGAGCATCTGGTGGGTTCAGAAACGCATTTACAAAAGCAAATGGCGTATCGAACACCATTGGCATAGTCCTTCTGTTTGTTTATCCAGCATGGGCATTGGTACTTGGTTTCCTTTAG